AATGCTATACAGCActacttgttttcatttttgttataatagtttatttttcttggtaTAAAAGCTCCATGTATTATAGAACTAGAATAAAAGAACTGTTCTCAAAATAGGAATGCACCTATGTATAGTTCACATATAAAATGCAATTTCACAACACACATTAATCTAAATCCTCACATAACTTGTCAAATTCtccatagaaatatttattttatttctttttggaaataaacatttgttcacAAAGTTCCCAGATCTCCATGACTTGGCAATTTTATAGTCCTCTGcacttttatttgatttttcaatGGTTTCTTTGTCTAGGATCTGAAGAActttgttttgtatatatctgtgCATTGTAGAgagaatttaacaaaaatttgCTGATTGGCTGATAGATTGAGAACTGAAAAACCCCTACCTGAGAGAGAATGTGTTGCACATGATGAACCCAATTAGAAAGGGATTCCACGAGATCGATCACTTGGATGCCTTCAAAATCTGGGTTTTCTTCAAAGCTATCTCGCCGGCCTTCTACCTCTTCCTcgtcctctccttcctcttcaccAAACTGATAGAATCCCAGAGGGCTGACGTGGGTCCCTGCTGAAATTCTGGCAATTTGTGCTCGTAAGTAATTGCTCTCATTTCCTGGGAAAGGTGGGTAGCTTACAATGGGAGTCTCTAAACGCCCAGTGAAAAATTTCTTGATCTTTCTTGCAGTAACAATTTGTGCAGGTGTAACTGGTGGTAACTTCACCCATGGTCCTCCTGGTTCATTGCACACAAAATACACGTATTTGTTGGCCCCcgttctgttttcctcttttggTATAACCTGTGGGGTCTTGTAAAATGTCCTTGGTAATTCATCTTCATCATTTTCCTCAGCGTCACTGTCTCCATCATCCCTCTCTTCAGTTACATCTTCTTCTTCTACGTCTTCTTCATCTTCTCCCTCACGAAATTCTACTTCAGCTACAATATAATTCATTTCTAGACCCAAGATCTTACCCCAGAAGCGGCATCTTTGGATTGGATGGGTGTCAGTAAGCTGCTTGAGGGCAAGAAATATGCGATAAGTCTCATCTGTGCCCAAACCAACTCCAGCTTGTTCGAAATAAAAAGCTGACTCCATTACATTTGGGAGAGAGCTTTCTGCCTAGGGATAGAAACACTGTGGTTAATGTTAGAAACTGcttgcttcctttttcctttttcaacatctTGGTATTAGCTCTACATCTCTCCATGATGTCTTTGACATTTCTTGAAAGGTTTAGATCTAATAATTCCTGTATTCCAATTTTTCTCTCATTACACAAAAATGTAACTTCTACCATTGTGTCTTATACTTACCAATATAATAGTTGCCTTGTTGCATGTGTGTATCTTAAGGATAATTTaatagctattatgaataataaaaattgaacatctttttataaaaaatatttaagtggtCATAGTAAAATATAATCTAACTCCCTATACATATTTaaagaaagtatatatatgtttgtacatATTACCATAGTTTTTGTAGTAATAAATGTTATGTACATATGATAAAATACAGGATGAATAAAAATCAATATGGCCCTCTATATAGGGTAATTTATAGGATAAAAGGAAGACATAATAAAATAAGTGCTCACACATTACTTCTCTTGAAAACATAATTTAATCAGGTGTTTGCCCCTACTTATAATAAATGCTTTTGGATTtaccataaagaagaaaataaaaaaatgtttctataagGGAAATAGAAGTGAAAAAGCAAAGTCTCAAGTGAATGCTAAGAAAACATCTGTGAGAAAGTAGAGATTAACCTTAAGTAGGATacaaattttagataaatttagaCAAATTTTAGACCTTGAAGGTAGAGAAACTGAGAGCACTTTGCTGTTCTTAAAAGTGATCTGCTCTTGTTGATATTATAATGTTGGTGTCAAAATAAGCAGGATGACTGTTCACAATCCTCATCTCTTTTGTGTTTGGCATTTGTTGCAcccctcagtatttttttttccttttcctttttcttttttcttttctttttttttttttaacttgactgTAGTGACACACtatgttacatttgtttcaggtgtacccATAGTGATTGGACAAGTTTATACatgtgctgtgctcaccacaggtgtagctaccatctgtcaccatatgacAGCATTACAATATCaatgactgtattccctatgctgggTCTTTCATTTCTGTGGCATTCATTTcaaaactggaagcctgtatctcccactccccttcaccatTTTGCCCTTTCCCCCTTTCTAGAAGCATTTTGGTGCTTCTAGACTTTGCAGGGAAGGGAGATGTCTAATTCTAACTGGGAGTCCATGATCAGGTTTCCCAGCCAGTTTTGTATCCAGTCCCAAGACGGGAAGCAGCAGCCTGCCAGACCCAGAGAGCCTCTACCCTCAAAGAGGAAGATGATCCTGGAAACAAGGCTGCTCCACGTCTGAGGTGAtactaaattgaaaaaaaacagatcgaaaaaaaaaaacaaaaactcaacagtttttaaactatcttttatttgattatatatatatgttaacttGCCACGATGGTAGAAAAATCTTTTGCTGCAATGattctgatgatttttttgttctatcttttttataaaaggaaaagaaatatacacaCTTCGAATTATGTGACTTTGTGAAGGTTTCTTCACAATATCACCTGCTCCTTGAGTACTCTGTATCCCACTGTGTCAGGGTGGTCTCCCCACAAAGGTTGTGGAGCCCTAGAGATTACCCTGCTGTCTAGATCCTTACCCTCCTATGTTTTTCTTGACTGAACTTTACGCTGGTTTCTGAAAATATCTTACACCAAATATCTAATTTGCAAGTATACAGACCGATTTTAAGTGGTCTTAGAGGTAATACAACATGGAAACTTAGTAGATGTATAGTATAAATCACTCGGTAGTATAAATTACAAGCATGAGGGCATTCAGGAAACAATACttgatgctatttttaaaatatttggagcAAAAATTCCTGTGGTACaactaattttattctttcatgaTAGCTTTCTATCTCTGACACCAACTTTCTCTGTaaatattttcaacactttgtCTGTAgtgattaaaagaaatattttatcccTCTCCTCTTGTATGATAGCCCATTGATGTAATATGCACAATATCAAGACGTAATATGAGGAAGTCACCTTGGAAAAGAATCCAAATAACATTAGAGATACTTCCAGTTGCTCTAGTTAATTAAAGGGGCAGATAGGCAACTTGTTTTAAAGCCCAGCTTTAAACTATCTGAcgttaattcattcattcaataaatatttaataagaaacaGCTTTAGAACCACATCTATACCAGGTACTTTGGAGAGTATAAAAGATAAAGGAATCATTTCCTCTGATATCAAGGAGCTCAACCCCACATACATATAACAAACAACCAAGCCTATGAAATATTAAACGCaatgtgaaaaaataagaaactctAAACAAGGAAATGAATGATGAAAAAATGAGGTTGCAAACACTATTTAGGAAACTATATAAGATAGTTCATAAGAATTTCAAGCCACGCCCACTCATCTCAAATAAAACCCTAGAATCAAACTATTCAAATTGATAGCCATGACTTACTATTTCATCTTCCAGTTCTTGGTCGACTCCTTCCAAATTTCCCTGGAGAAAAAGAGCCTTTTGCTTCTCTGCTGTTTCATATACTGGAAGCATCTCATTCTCATTTTGGAGTGTAtctaattttttcctaaaatgtgcCATCTTCACATCTTGGCTGATACTTTCAATGATGTCCACAGCATTTTCAGGACGCTCATCTAAGACCTTAGTTAACATATCAGAAAGATGATCATATCtaccagaaaagagaaaattccagATAATATCCATGTCAAACAGCTTTTGAAGAAGCATTACATGCAGACTCAATTAGTTGGTTTCTAGGAAACTTCAACAACTCAAAGCCTTCAGAAATTTTAAGTGGAGAAATACAGTAACTGCATCACTGCCACAAAAAACCTACCCTAGAACTTCCCTTAGGAAATGCCTCCAATGTGATATGAATATTtaacttactaaaaaaaaatactacagcaACTAGATTTCTTGATTTGCTCCAATAGAGACCATACATGCCATTAAATGGAGAGCTCCAAgtccaatttttcattttatttttcagattttaatataatgtctgcatttgctttatttataGTTCTTCCAGCAAGATATTGtcagtattttttaagaattccAAACCTGAAAATGCCTctgtatcaaaatataaaatataattattagatTTTAATTCATAGTTATAGCTTTTAATTTGGaagttttaataatttgttttaatagaATGGCAGAAAAGGAGGAAGTAATTCTTTCTGTAGACTTTTTATTCAACAGAGTAAAACAgatcttgtatttttataaaagacttttaattacaacaaaaaatatttttcatggctGTCAAATAAGATATGCATATAAGAGTGTTAAAGTAATCTGTTACTgagcagggttttttgttgttggtttttgtttttgtttttactgagcAGTTTTTAAAGGCAGGCTGTGAAGTACTTAGAAGATAATAGTGAATATTCtagaatatattaatttttgaCCTCAGAGACTtagcatttggaaaaaaatgaaatttagataTTTAAGTAATATCAGTTACAAAATAATTCAGTGAAGAAAATtcttctgttttcatattttgtgtTCAGTTTTAAATTGTTAGTGAACTCTCAAGTATTTATAATGAGCTCCTCTGGGATTTTAACACAATTTATAAATTCATGCTTATTATCTAACCCAGGGAATTATGACAATAACTTTATATGACAAATTCAAGTAGAATCCACTACTGAGTATAAATCACATCATTGAAGCTTAGTAAACTGTAGTTTAAAACAGGACTTTAAAGATAATCTTTTGAATTGTCAATCTCAGGTTTTGTGGAAGATTTCTAACATTAAATactagttttaaaattaaaactaattatTGTGACCAATTCTAGTTTGCCCCAGACTGAGGGTTTTTTAAGAATGCAGAACAGCCAGTGCTCAAATCAGGACAGTTCTGGGTGCCCGAGATAGTGGATCACCCCCACACTGGCCttgggcagggatgggggagagcTCAAAATCAAGCCAGACAAGCACCAGGATGCCCAGATGAGACGCCATGAATTCCCTATCACTAGCAGACAATTGCTTTTTATAAGCACCTTGGAGAGATGCCGGGACTTCACTATCTTCATGATCTCTTTTAAACCCAAGATTCCGTAATTCCTAGGTTTTATTTCTGTGTGCCAAGGGTctttaaagaagttaaaagaatCTCCACCAAAGACCTATTTTGAGTTCTGTGTTGCAGAGTTATTAAGCCACTAACTCTCCTACTCATGCAGACTTTTCAAATTCATTCACCCACAGAAATACACTCTCACACAAAGATACACCCTCTTTTCCTTGCCAACCGCCCCCTCCTTTTTCCCTTTAAGACTTACAGATTTAAGCCAGACTTGCTGCTGGTCTTCAGCAGGTAGGCCTTAGCACTCTGGATGGCAATCTCAAGCGGGCTGGGGGCCCCTTCAGAGATCCCAGACTCAGTGTGATCCAGTTCATAGTTACTATTTGAATCTTCCTCCTGAAAGATGTTAAATCTCAGCTCTTTTTGTTTAGAGTTGTTATTGCTCACATCTTCTGATCCATACAGGTGACGTTCGGTTTGCTGAGACTGTTGAAAGGTGTCTCCCTCTGATTGGCATGTTTGAGGAGCAGTCGATTTGCCTTGATCAGATGATTGTTCCAAACGGTGGGAGTGAGGTGTCTCAGCTTTGGGATTCACATCAGTGGTTCTGTCTGACTGCCACGGGGCCGCAAGCTGCTGTCGGGCCAGAGCCAGCgtagaaggaatgaaagaagccTCCGGGGCAGGGGAAGGTGGAGATGGTGCACCTGGTCCCGTGACGTCATCCAGAGGAGGGCTGGCTCTAGACTGCGGGCTCTGCGGAGGGCCGCTTCTCGGTTGGGGTCCAGTTTCCAGCCACTGCTCGGGTTCCAGGGGCTCAGATAACCCAGACTCGGGATCTTGGGAAGAAGCTGATATTTCTTCCCATGGCCGCCTTGCTTCCCCCAGTTCCTGATTTTCTTGGTCTTGCTTCGGGGATGTCAAATCTTCCATGGAAGGAGTCAAGAAAAACGAAGTTCTGGATGAAGGGGGAATGCAGATATAGAAAGGCAGGGTAGCCGCTTTGCTGAGGTCGGTTAAGCGATTTCTGGGCACTAGCGGCTCCGCAAGTTGCAGCGTCCTATCTCCATAGCAACCGCGGGCCAGGTTTCCTCGTAGAGAAACTACGCACATCTGTTGCCAGGATTCTAGAGAGGagaccaagagaaaagaaaaccctagGTTTGTGATTTGGTGAAGCCTTTTGCTCCTTTCCTGCCGCAGCCAATCGGACCTGCAGTTGACCAGTATTGGTTGGAAACCTGAGAACTGGTCCGGCGCCgcaaatacaaaataacaaaGGAGGAGGAGCGGTGGGAACTGCGATCCAGCGCGGGAGAACATTCAGGGtttgatagtttttgtttgtttgtttgtttgttttttccaatttatttattttcagaaaaacagtattcattattttttcaccacacccagtgctccatgcaagccgtgccctctataatacccaccacctggtaccccaacctcccaccccccccgccacttcaaacccctcagattgtttttcagagtccacagtctctcatggttcacctccccttccaatttacccaaaagcacataccctccccaatgtccataaccctaccccccttctcccaacccccctccccccagcaacccacagtttgtttcgtgagattaagagtcacttatggtttgtctccctccctatcccatcttgtttcatggattcttctcctacccacttaagcctccatgttgcaGGGTTTGATAGTTTGATTCACGTTGCGCGGAAAGGGGTGATTCAGGCATTAGTAGAGAAATAATGCATTTACAGAGTGAgcgagtgaatgagtgagtgagtgagcgaatgtggtgtgggggggggggcgacagaaagagacagacaccGACAGACCTTGGAAATCCCGAGATGCAGGTGCGAATGAGAAGCCAGTGTGCAGAGCAGGAATGTCCAAGACTCACACTTAGAAGGCAAAGATGTCTTATCTGCGCCATCCAAACTCGAGAGGCTTTTGGAGGATAAACAAGGAAGTCCTGATTTTTATTCTTCCCCCTCTTATGGAAGATGCCAGATGAGTAGGTAGCATTATTAGCTTGAAAGTGAAGGCAATGTAGGAGGTTATGTTACATAAATAATACAGCTCAAGGGTTACCTGTTTTCTAATGATTGAAACTCAAATGAACTCTAAAACTATTTTGGCATGATATAATCCCTCTATGATAATGTAAGTGTGAATTCATAATTCTGCAATATTTTAAGGTCATGACTATGACTTAATGCAGATTTTTCAGTCTCCAACTTGAAGAAGGTATAAAGGATGGGACATAAATGGTCTGGACTATAAACTGAATATTCATTAGTCTTTAATGTTCATTTGTTCtgtatctctctttttaaataaatgattactTGGTTTTTGATATTATACATTGATGTAACTTCCAATTAGTAAGATGTTGGTCATTACTTCTAACTTCATGGAAGAACATAATCCTTAGCTCTTGCCCACTCCCAATTTGGTGGGAAAATTTCAGAGCTCTTCCATAAATCTGTGCACCCTTACCCTTCACGAAATATATGTGTCTGTGCACACAAAATGTTTCATATAATTTCTGCTGGTTCAGGAACTCCTTGAAGTCAAACTCTTCAGATTAGAATCCTTGGAATAGactcaaaaatgaaagaaaaactagaGTGATGTATTAGGGGAGAAGGGCAACTGAAAAGAATGACCTAAGAAAATGTCCCTTAgttttcctgctttatttccaGCCCAAACTGCTGTCTAGACTCTGACTCTAGTAATCCTAAAGTTGATTCTCGTTCTTAGAATAACTATCAAAGCTCCTGGCCCACTTAACTCTCCATTTTCATCTGGAGCTGCTCTCCCTTCTGGTCGGCAACCTAGTCACTctgatttttctctcattcacTGAAATGTTCCATATTCCTTCTTACCTCAGCGCAATTGCACATCCTATTTTTTTTGCCTGAAAAGTTTTCCCCTGTTCCACATCAGTGCCAGAGCAGAGAAAGGCTTTACTGTCAAAGCTAAATATCTTCTGAAGTTTCTGGAGCTTCCTCATGGAATGTCTCAGACCCTTTAGAAATCATTGCAAAATGCTGAGTGCCCATTACCTGGGTGGTATCCTTATAACATTAAGCTATAGAGAGGACACAAAGTTTTACAATGACAAAAATTCCAATAATAATGATCAAAATGCTGATTCCAAATTGGAGGATTGACCTAAACCAGGAAGCAATTC
This genomic interval from Neovison vison isolate M4711 chromosome 1, ASM_NN_V1, whole genome shotgun sequence contains the following:
- the RSPH4A gene encoding radial spoke head protein 4 homolog A, with translation MPESPLSAQRESNYQTLQHGGLKSWQQMCVVSLRGNLARGCYGDRTLQLAEPLVPRNRLTDLSKAATLPFYICIPPSSRTSFFLTPSMEDLTSPKQDQENQELGEARRPWEEISASSQDPESGLSEPLEPEQWLETGPQPRSGPPQSPQSRASPPLDDVTGPGAPSPPSPAPEASFIPSTLALARQQLAAPWQSDRTTDVNPKAETPHSHRLEQSSDQGKSTAPQTCQSEGDTFQQSQQTERHLYGSEDVSNNNSKQKELRFNIFQEEDSNSNYELDHTESGISEGAPSPLEIAIQSAKAYLLKTSSKSGLNLYDHLSDMLTKVLDERPENAVDIIESISQDVKMAHFRKKLDTLQNENEMLPVYETAEKQKALFLQGNLEGVDQELEDEIAESSLPNVMESAFYFEQAGVGLGTDETYRIFLALKQLTDTHPIQRCRFWGKILGLEMNYIVAEVEFREGEDEEDVEEEDVTEERDDGDSDAEENDEDELPRTFYKTPQVIPKEENRTGANKYVYFVCNEPGGPWVKLPPVTPAQIVTARKIKKFFTGRLETPIVSYPPFPGNESNYLRAQIARISAGTHVSPLGFYQFGEEEGEDEEEVEGRRDSFEENPDFEGIQVIDLVESLSNWVHHVQHILSQGRCNWFNPIQKSEEEEEEEDEEKEEEKGEEPEYMEQEVGPPLLTPISEDLEIQNIPPWTTRLSSTLIPQYAIAILRSNLWPGAYAFSNGKKFENFYIGWGHKYSPDNYTPPALPPVYQEYPSGAEITEMDDPSVEEEQAFRAAREAAALPVEEMGETEEDEDEDDDSDQE